The following coding sequences are from one Alphaproteobacteria bacterium GM7ARS4 window:
- a CDS encoding outer membrane protein assembly factor BamE yields MLTMKHPVWYHPHRLLSSFVAMTMAMALVSACAGHVRVTGQLPSPQKMTKIKPGVSSRDDVRTLLGTPSHTPLFTENRWFYIYKKTSSLAFFGENVVDQRTLEFSFDDDGVLQNIYLYSKEQTYDVAAQLRKTPASGRELSFWEQLLSSRASLPNTQPGGP; encoded by the coding sequence ATGTTGACGATGAAACATCCTGTCTGGTATCACCCTCACCGCCTCCTCTCTTCCTTCGTTGCCATGACCATGGCGATGGCGCTCGTCAGCGCATGCGCAGGCCATGTGCGTGTCACAGGCCAATTGCCTAGCCCACAAAAAATGACAAAGATAAAGCCCGGCGTCTCTTCCCGTGACGATGTGCGCACGTTATTAGGGACGCCTTCCCATACGCCTCTCTTCACCGAAAATCGATGGTTTTATATCTATAAAAAAACAAGTTCTCTGGCGTTTTTTGGAGAGAATGTCGTAGACCAGCGCACCCTCGAATTTTCCTTCGATGATGATGGTGTCCTACAAAATATCTATCTATATTCTAAAGAACAGACCTACGATGTGGCAGCGCAACTACGTAAGACACCCGCCAGCGGCCGTGAGCTCAGTTTCTGGGAACAGCTCCTCTCTAGTCGGGCATCGCTCCCCAATACACAGCCCGGCGGGCCATAA